In a single window of the Antedon mediterranea chromosome 1, ecAntMedi1.1, whole genome shotgun sequence genome:
- the LOC140043054 gene encoding uncharacterized protein, translating to MADHEFDALRNYLQNNVYPVNYSEILKRSLRRKAKNFTILRDILYYKQHSGRLLRVLLPKEKNEVLNSIHKQAHGGHLGVNKTWKKIRERYYWKGSFDGVRNFIAACDQCQRKEVLKKAKVPLQPIPVTDTAFRQIGMDIVGPLVKTENGNRYLLVFTEYLTKWVEADAIPDKSAKTVLRSFIDFVCRHGTPSILITDQGREFCNELNDSFCKLIGVDHRVASPYHPQTGGQTERFNRTLCTMLMTLTNADQNDWDIQLPYVLFAYRTSEHKSTKCDPFSLVYGRKAVLPVELRIPIVSSNKDDISGTVPLKIRVDAFLKLKDSRRKASENIKKAQKKQKHYHDAGVKSNTYYAGDQVLLQNSRNLSRKGGKLNARWTGPYIIEKVLTHNTYRLKGRRAIVNGNKIRHYKSDKTTSLNCPSSSTKQKCNTNDKHLPPKKRKRTPDIPPEVTHHDNIPTSKNGDITPDDHIINIPTSKNVDDNDNRPTSKNYDITPDDHINIPTSKNDDITLDNLDNIPTLDNDNVAPDDDHDNSRPVSDSDVVYLNTKTSRKLFFPVDANWQLEKAAPFGINVKNFHKTHLKCEMDKAARPTKVVNMRGDGNCLFRALSYILFGVQNYHVVVRDYILNYMSMNKNLFEKIESRSFERYVEDTRMGEYGTWGSDIEIMAFATMSNTNVYVYSKYGRRKGLPHYEWLKYAPISNQFGDLVSERNIYLSNLCAHFEPVLDVDKKTYDAELKYTRTPYAPIKNHLARKYWDIVSDVTLNAALVDNYEDEAVMRSEGIMDVIYVSEFTDTHYDIEAVNHLKDDIDPNIFNLLCDMEHFPERIHQSNNEVLPSRGDCRLCLKLIDEEIPIAFVGPERRT from the exons ttggAAAAAGATACGCGAAAGGTATTATTGGAAGGGGTCATTTGATGGTGTTCGTAATTTTATAGCCGCCTGTGATCAGTGCCAACGGaaagaagttttaaaaaaagcaaaagtGCCACTTCAACCTATACCCGTAACAGATACTGCTTTCAGACAGATCGGTATGGATATTGTTGGGCCTTTGGTAAAGACAGAAAATG GTAATCGGTACTTACTTGTATTTACGGAGTACCTTACCAAATGGGTGGAAGCTGATGCAATTCCAGATAAATCTGCTAAAACAGTGCTGAGatcttttattgattttgtctGCAGACATGGAACACCTTCTATATTGATTACAGACCAGGGTAGAGAGTTTTGTAATGAGCTGAATGACAGCTTCTGTAAGCTGATTGGGGTAGACCACAGAGTTGCCTCACCATACCATCCTCAAACAGGCGGGCAAACGGAGCGCTTTAACAGAACACTTTGCACAATGCTTATGACGTTGACCAACGCAGACCAAAATGACTGGGATATACAACTCCCATACGTGTTGTTTGCCTACAGAACATCCGAGCACAAGTCTACGAAATGTGACCCATTCTCATTAGTTTACGGTAGAAAGGCTGTGTTGCCTGTAGAATTACGTATTCCCATCGTTTCGTCTAATAAAGATGACATATCCGGAACTGTTCCTTTAAAAATAAGAGTGGACGCTTTTTTGAAACTCAAAGATTCAAGGAGAAAGGCATcagaaaatatcaaaaaagcACAGAAAAAGCAAAAACATTATCATGATGCTGGTGTTAAAAGCAACACGTACTATGCAGGAGATCAAGTGCTCTTGCAGAATTCCAGAAATTTGTCAAGAAAGGGAGGCAAACTTAATGCTCGATGGACTGGTCCATATATTATAGAAAAAGTCCTCACTCACAATACATATCGACTAAAAGGAAGAAGGGCTATTGTTAACGGAAACAAGATCAGACATTACAAGTCCGATAAAACAACCTCTTTGAACTGTCCATCATCAAGCACTAAACAGAAATGTAATACCAATGATAAGCATCTCCCTCCAAAGAAACGAAAGCGAACGCCAGACATCCCACCTGAAGTAACGCACCATGATAACATACCTACATCCAAGAATGGTGATATCACACCGGATGATCACATTATTAACATACCTACATCCAAGAATGTTGATGATAACGATAACAGACCTACATCCAAGAATTATGATATCACACCGGATGATCACATTAACATACCTACATCCAAGAACGATGATATCACACTGGATAATCTCGATAACATACCTACATTAGACAATGATAATGTCGCACCGGATGATGACCATGACAACAGTAGGCCTGTATCTGATAGTGATGTGGTATACCTCAACACGAAAACTTCAAGAAAGTTATTCTTTCCTGTCGATGCCAATTGGCAGCTTGAAAAGGCAGCACCATTTGGTATCAATGTCaaaaattttcacaaaactCACTTAAAATGTGAAATGGACAAGGCAGCCAGGCCTACTAAAGTTGTTAATATGAGAGGGGACGGCAACTGTCTTTTTAGGGCTTTGAGTTATATTCTCTTTGGTGTCCAGAACTACCATGTAGTTGTACGGGATTACATACTAAACTATATGTCCATGAACAAAAACCTATTTGAAAAAATTGAATCCAGATCATTTGAACGATACGTGGAAGACACGAGAATGGGGGAATATGGGACATGGGGTTCGGACATCGAAATCATGGCATTTGCGACCATGTCAAATACgaatgtttatgtttacagTAAATATGGAAGAAGGAAAGGGCTTCCACATTATGAATGGTTGAAATATGCACCAATAAGTAATCAGTTTGGTGATTTAGTATCTGAAAGAAACATCTACCTATCAAACTTATGTGCACACTTTGAGCCTGTCCTGGATGTAGACAAGAAAACTTATGACGCTGAATTAAAATACACTCGTACACCATACGCACCAATCAAAAACCACCTTGCACGGAAATACTGGGATATTGTATCCGATGTGACCCTCAATGCTGCTCTGGTAGATAATTACGAAGATGAAGCGGTAATGCGTTCCGAAGGCATTATGGACGTTATATACGTATCTGAATTCACGGACACACATTATGACATTGAAGCAGTCAACCATCTAAAAGATGATATCGATCCAAATATATTCAATTTGCTTTGTGACATGGAACATTTCCCGGAAAGGATTCATCAGAGCAACAATGAA GTGCTTCCGTCAAGAGGAGATTGTCGGCTTTGTCTGAAACTCATCGACGAAGAAATACCAATTGCATTTGTCGGAccagaaagaagaacatag